Proteins encoded in a region of the Flavobacterium sp. MDT1-60 genome:
- a CDS encoding glycosyltransferase: MIYDILSYLIRGYDIFVTAFSLGYILFYIFLSILSYWAIIKHLKYQKYLEEEVLLRSNHILGVSVVAPAFNEGVNIVYNVKSLLSLTYPKFEIIIVNDGSTDDTLEKLISEFDLAKIDFYYQEKIVTQPVRGHYRSKNPVYSKLLVVDKMNGKSKADASNAGINSSQYPLFLCTDVDCILKSDTILKLAKPFMENEIRVIATGAGIRISNSCEIKEGFLFRVHYPKEWYPRFQELEYVRSFLFGRMAWSQINGLLLVSGGLGMFDKDIVIKAGGYWHKSLGEDMELVTRMRKYMHDTNEKFLIQYIPESLCWTEVPSTKEVFLRQRIRWARGLIQTLYLHRKMFLNPKYGRTAFLVLPFFFSFEFLVPIIELLGIITLIFSLAFGLVDFQYLLIISTIVYLFYLSITIISILIDEILYKSYANYKELLVLVGMAIIEPFVYHPINVYASLKGYWYFFSQKEQKWGVMVRKGYEKPVKK; this comes from the coding sequence ATGATATATGATATTCTATCTTATCTGATTCGTGGTTATGATATTTTTGTAACTGCTTTTTCTCTTGGCTATATTTTGTTTTATATTTTTTTATCAATCTTATCCTATTGGGCAATAATAAAACATTTAAAATATCAAAAATATCTCGAAGAAGAGGTGTTGCTTCGTTCTAACCATATTTTAGGCGTTTCGGTTGTAGCACCAGCTTTTAATGAAGGTGTAAACATTGTATACAATGTAAAATCATTGCTTTCCTTAACGTATCCAAAATTCGAAATTATTATTGTAAATGATGGAAGTACCGATGATACGCTCGAAAAACTGATATCCGAATTTGATTTGGCAAAAATTGATTTTTACTATCAGGAAAAAATTGTGACACAACCTGTGAGAGGCCATTACAGATCAAAAAATCCTGTTTACTCAAAATTACTCGTTGTAGATAAAATGAACGGTAAAAGTAAAGCCGATGCTTCAAATGCAGGTATTAATTCGTCACAATACCCTTTATTTTTATGTACCGATGTTGATTGTATCTTAAAGAGTGATACTATTTTAAAACTGGCAAAACCTTTTATGGAAAATGAAATAAGGGTTATTGCAACTGGTGCCGGAATAAGGATTTCGAATTCGTGTGAAATAAAAGAAGGATTTTTATTCAGAGTGCATTATCCAAAAGAATGGTATCCACGCTTTCAGGAATTAGAATATGTAAGGTCTTTTTTATTTGGCAGAATGGCATGGAGTCAGATAAATGGTTTGTTGCTTGTTTCTGGCGGATTAGGAATGTTTGACAAAGATATCGTTATAAAAGCCGGGGGTTATTGGCATAAATCTTTAGGAGAAGATATGGAACTCGTTACCCGCATGAGAAAATATATGCATGATACAAATGAAAAATTTTTAATTCAATATATTCCGGAATCACTTTGCTGGACAGAAGTTCCGAGCACAAAAGAAGTCTTTTTAAGACAAAGAATTCGTTGGGCAAGAGGATTGATACAAACGCTTTATTTGCATCGAAAAATGTTTTTAAATCCAAAATACGGAAGAACAGCTTTTCTGGTTCTGCCTTTCTTTTTCAGTTTTGAATTTTTAGTTCCAATAATCGAATTGCTAGGTATAATAACTTTAATTTTTAGTCTGGCATTTGGTTTAGTAGATTTTCAATATCTCTTGATAATAAGCACTATTGTTTATCTATTTTATCTCTCAATAACAATAATATCTATTTTGATTGACGAAATACTATACAAGAGTTATGCGAATTACAAAGAATTACTGGTACTGGTCGGAATGGCAATAATAGAACCTTTTGTATATCATCCTATAAATGTTTATGCGTCATTAAAAGGATATTGGTATTTCTTTTCACAAAAAGAACAAAAATGGGGCGTAATGGTGCGCAAAGGTTATGAAAAACCAGTAAAAAAATAA
- a CDS encoding YaiO family outer membrane beta-barrel protein, which yields MKNNFIHIAKLLFCLFLLFNQNLRAQKKIDTDSLLTVIVKDMKTNNPDYKLNIQRALLGKKLAPDYLDFHLVLGRNYDLIKVKDSARYYYNYVIAKNSGYEDAFLDLINLDIEEKKYDEGLILTNKAIELYPESKSFRLRRIAIYSLQNDSANEEKYLKSIRAKFPNDPEIEQRLYILYSKVNFDRIGVYYNITTIDRDEVGPWHLASADYVRQRLWGSLIGRVNYAKRLSSSSVMSSGLQFEAESYLFAKKNNYHYIDVAYSQDAAFPEWRLGYSYFHTFNKGWEADLGARYIEMQDKSNLKTLNVGIGKYFGSYWVNLRSYIQEDGTSFTLTSRYYYKTKYDYVTFIAGYGTSPDDRTRSAEYQTRISLRSYRLSAGFFKLVKSHYIFGILITDNEQEYVANKFQTELDFAFLMQYKF from the coding sequence ATGAAAAACAATTTTATACATATAGCCAAACTGTTGTTTTGTCTGTTTCTACTTTTCAATCAAAATCTAAGGGCGCAGAAAAAAATCGATACAGATAGTCTTTTGACTGTTATTGTTAAAGATATGAAAACCAATAATCCTGATTATAAGCTCAATATTCAACGAGCCTTATTAGGCAAAAAATTAGCCCCCGATTATCTGGATTTTCATTTAGTATTGGGTCGAAATTATGATTTAATCAAAGTAAAAGACAGTGCGAGATATTACTACAACTATGTAATTGCTAAAAATTCTGGTTACGAAGACGCTTTTCTAGATCTTATTAATTTAGATATTGAAGAAAAAAAATACGATGAAGGTTTAATTCTGACTAATAAAGCTATCGAATTATATCCCGAAAGTAAATCTTTTCGTTTGAGAAGAATTGCTATTTATTCCTTGCAAAATGATAGTGCAAACGAAGAAAAATATTTAAAATCTATTAGGGCAAAATTTCCAAATGATCCTGAAATAGAGCAACGTCTGTACATTTTATATTCAAAAGTAAACTTTGACAGAATTGGCGTTTATTATAATATAACAACAATTGATCGGGACGAAGTTGGCCCATGGCATTTAGCAAGCGCTGATTATGTTAGACAACGTTTATGGGGGAGTTTAATTGGAAGAGTTAACTATGCCAAAAGATTGTCTTCGAGTTCTGTTATGTCAAGCGGTCTTCAGTTTGAGGCAGAATCCTATCTTTTTGCTAAGAAAAATAATTATCATTATATTGATGTTGCTTACAGCCAGGATGCTGCTTTTCCTGAATGGAGATTAGGTTATTCTTATTTTCATACTTTTAACAAAGGTTGGGAGGCTGATTTAGGAGCACGTTATATTGAAATGCAGGATAAGAGTAATTTAAAAACACTGAATGTTGGAATCGGAAAATACTTTGGTTCTTATTGGGTAAATCTAAGATCTTACATTCAGGAAGACGGCACATCTTTTACTTTGACCTCCAGATATTATTATAAAACAAAATATGATTATGTTACGTTTATTGCAGGTTACGGAACTTCACCAGACGACAGAACAAGATCTGCAGAATATCAAACAAGAATATCGTTACGTTCCTATCGATTAAGTGCCGGCTTTTTTAAATTGGTTAAAAGTCATTATATTTTTGGAATTCTCATTACAGATAATGAACAGGAATATGTAGCAAATAAATTTCAAACAGAACTTGATTTTGCGTTTTTAATGCAATATAAATTTTAA
- a CDS encoding DUF4838 domain-containing protein — MIAQSEIIISNKNSIISKSEDSQSAALLLKKYLDKAFAKPFDNISENKKEEDLSEIILEISDLEKLKPNEFIIKSDSKSIYLIAQNPKYLRYAVHTLLEIWEFRKFTSTETYIPKVEQLTFSKNTKKSYQPSFDYRALFYPDCYDEDFREWHKLDWQVDDFGIWGHSFSVLVPPKEYFKTNPKLFALYEGKRNGESLCMTNDTVVDLIEKKMTKIIADTPNAQFYSVSQNDDVVYCECTECRKMNEKHGGPQGSFYYFLNKIATHFPKTKITTLAYLHTLKPPVNLKIAPNIYTIFCPIELNRGKTITAQNSASFVKTLENWSVTSPHFFLWDYTVQFSNYMSPFPNLEPFQNNYKLFKKNKVKGIFAQGYSDIPGDFSELRQYLLAKLLWDTDIDIKAVTADFLRGFYGKAAPFVGNYLTLLTENQNKSNAYLDIYSGPVQARNTFLTPEAMNQYDQLLEKALAAVEEDKTLNSRVQKLRLALEYVFFEQSKFYGKNQHGMFVVNSKGEKEVKKGLTERVLKFTKSCNEFGIYELSEGGLSPDNYYKEWLEICKNNTTHLGEDLKVNFITEPSGDFKGKGNLGLVDGTRGYKDFNINWIGWYGTEPSFEIETKKLDFNTLKLNFLDDQRHWIFIPKKIIIYGYENQKWKLVEEKNCDNLTESDQITTKSWEILNEKFSSFIKIKIIIKPQTEIPNWRKRKNKKPMVMIDEIELYKK, encoded by the coding sequence ATGATAGCACAATCCGAAATAATTATATCCAATAAAAACAGTATTATTTCAAAATCTGAAGATAGTCAGAGTGCTGCTTTACTTTTAAAAAAATATCTCGATAAGGCTTTTGCAAAACCATTTGATAATATCTCTGAAAATAAGAAAGAAGAAGATTTATCAGAAATAATCTTAGAAATCTCGGACCTTGAAAAATTAAAACCAAACGAATTTATCATCAAAAGTGATTCAAAATCAATTTATTTAATTGCTCAAAATCCAAAGTACCTTCGCTACGCTGTCCATACTTTACTCGAAATTTGGGAGTTTCGAAAATTTACTTCCACAGAAACTTATATACCAAAAGTTGAACAGCTGACTTTTTCAAAAAACACAAAAAAAAGCTATCAGCCTTCATTTGATTACAGGGCACTTTTTTATCCTGATTGCTATGATGAAGATTTTAGAGAGTGGCATAAACTTGATTGGCAAGTAGACGATTTTGGTATTTGGGGACATTCTTTTAGTGTTCTGGTTCCTCCAAAAGAATATTTCAAAACTAATCCAAAACTTTTTGCTTTGTATGAAGGAAAAAGAAATGGAGAATCTTTATGCATGACCAATGACACGGTAGTCGATTTGATCGAGAAAAAAATGACCAAAATTATTGCAGATACACCAAATGCCCAATTTTATTCGGTTAGCCAAAATGATGATGTGGTGTATTGTGAATGTACCGAATGTAGAAAAATGAATGAAAAACATGGAGGTCCCCAAGGTTCCTTCTATTATTTCCTGAATAAAATTGCTACACATTTTCCAAAAACAAAAATCACGACACTCGCCTATTTGCACACTTTAAAACCACCGGTTAACTTAAAAATAGCACCTAATATTTACACTATTTTTTGTCCGATTGAATTGAATCGCGGAAAAACAATTACGGCTCAAAATTCGGCTTCATTTGTTAAAACATTGGAAAACTGGAGCGTTACTTCTCCACATTTCTTTCTTTGGGATTATACAGTTCAGTTTTCTAATTATATGTCGCCATTTCCAAATTTGGAGCCTTTTCAAAACAACTATAAACTTTTTAAAAAGAATAAAGTAAAGGGAATATTCGCTCAGGGATATTCAGATATTCCGGGAGATTTTTCAGAATTAAGACAATATCTGCTAGCTAAATTATTGTGGGATACTGATATTGATATTAAAGCAGTAACTGCCGATTTTTTAAGAGGATTTTATGGAAAAGCCGCGCCATTTGTTGGAAACTATTTGACTCTTTTAACTGAAAATCAAAACAAAAGCAATGCTTATCTAGATATTTATTCTGGTCCGGTTCAGGCCAGAAACACCTTTTTAACTCCGGAAGCCATGAATCAGTATGATCAATTGCTCGAAAAGGCACTGGCAGCAGTTGAAGAAGATAAAACCTTAAATTCAAGAGTTCAAAAACTACGTTTAGCTTTAGAATACGTCTTTTTCGAACAATCTAAATTTTACGGAAAAAACCAACATGGAATGTTTGTCGTAAATAGTAAAGGAGAAAAAGAAGTAAAAAAAGGATTAACGGAAAGAGTTTTGAAATTTACAAAATCCTGTAATGAATTTGGAATTTACGAATTGAGCGAAGGAGGTCTTTCGCCGGATAATTATTATAAAGAATGGTTGGAAATCTGTAAAAACAACACCACTCATCTGGGAGAAGATTTGAAAGTTAATTTTATAACAGAACCTTCAGGTGATTTTAAAGGAAAAGGAAATTTGGGCTTAGTTGACGGCACCAGAGGATATAAAGATTTCAATATCAACTGGATTGGATGGTATGGAACGGAACCATCATTTGAAATAGAAACAAAAAAACTAGACTTCAATACCTTAAAATTAAATTTTCTGGATGATCAGAGGCATTGGATTTTTATTCCAAAAAAAATAATCATTTACGGCTACGAAAATCAAAAATGGAAACTTGTAGAAGAAAAAAATTGTGATAATTTAACTGAAAGTGATCAAATTACAACAAAATCATGGGAAATTCTCAATGAAAAATTCAGTAGCTTTATAAAAATCAAAATAATTATTAAACCCCAAACAGAAATACCAAATTGGAGAAAACGAAAAAACAAAAAACCAATGGTAATGATTGATGAGATAGAATTATATAAAAAATAA
- a CDS encoding response regulator transcription factor — MNNSEKKILIIDNDEMTIEILKFILKREGYKISIAKDGISALERIPIIMPDLVITTITIPLKSGLEIISDIKKNFKNIRVIALSSLGEEENTVEEAFQLGVDDFIAKPFNPNELLLRIKRFL; from the coding sequence ATGAATAATAGCGAAAAAAAAATTCTGATTATCGATAATGATGAAATGACTATCGAAATTCTAAAATTTATTCTGAAAAGGGAAGGTTACAAAATAAGTATTGCAAAAGATGGTATTAGTGCGTTAGAGAGAATTCCGATAATTATGCCTGATTTGGTTATTACTACGATAACTATCCCACTCAAGTCAGGATTAGAAATTATTAGTGACATTAAGAAAAATTTCAAAAATATTCGGGTGATTGCACTCTCATCACTTGGGGAGGAAGAAAATACAGTTGAAGAAGCATTTCAATTAGGTGTTGATGATTTTATTGCTAAACCATTTAATCCAAACGAACTTTTATTGCGAATTAAACGATTTTTATAG